Proteins encoded by one window of Labrus bergylta chromosome 2, fLabBer1.1, whole genome shotgun sequence:
- the rpl35 gene encoding large ribosomal subunit protein uL29 encodes MAKIKARDLRGKKKEELLKQLDDLKNELSQLRVAKVTGGAASKLSKIRVVRKSIARVLTVINQTQKENLRKFYKGKKYKPLDLRPKKTRAIRRQLNKYEEGLRTKKQQRKDLLYSIRKFAVKA; translated from the exons ATG GCTAAGATCAAGGCACGAGATCTTCGgggcaagaagaaggaggagctgCTCAAGCAGCTCGACGACCTGAAAAATGAGCTGTCTCAACTCCGTGTGGCCAAAGTGACCGGAGGAGCTGCCTCCAAGCTCTCCAAGAT CCGTGTTGTCCGCAAATCCATCGCCAGAGTCCTGACTGTAATCAACCAGACACAGAAGGAGAACCTGAGGAAGTTCTACAAG GGTAAGAAGTACAAGCCCCTGGATCTGAGACCCAAGAAGACCAGAGCTATCCGCCGCCAGCTCAACAAGTACGAAGAGGGTCTGCGCACCAAGAAACAGCAGAGGAAAGACCTCCTCTACTCCATCCGCAAATTTGCTGTCAAAGCTTAG
- the LOC114920907 gene encoding uncharacterized protein: protein MPGMAITFILITFPPSPCCQLLCGSLTTHNVSLSSAPLHTVTMSLQTVLLMLSVCFYMFPPALSPHPESAKKKSGCFKVNNCKCIMKDGSGVINLKAMGDADGFLGRLRPVSAENLPVSVELLLSFSPCQPFSQPEDSTGTECTNVAACLVVRYHEINRFINRYFSYGRHEGNEFHYNDTLKTLSVSYFSHEQKPLTVVHYHCNPDEPASYIQDLSLGTEEPLQIWVESPCACQNACAMGDLGVGTIFLIILCVSAAAYFILGSCALRPFRSSSGVQISPEHSVWCMICYLCTERRPARGHYADMTHSER from the exons ATGCCCGGAATGGCAATCACCTTTATTCTAATTACTTTCCCACCATCACCATGCTGTCAGCTGCTCTGTGGCTCCCTCACAACACACAACGTGTCACTTTCCTCTGCACCGCTGCACACTGTCACCATGAGCCTTCAGACCGTCCTCCTCATgctctcagtttgtttttacatgtttccCCCGGCTCTCTCCCCTCATCCTGAATCTGCAAAGAAGAAGTCAGGCTGCTTCAAAGTCAACAACTGCAAATGCATCATGAAGGACGGCAGCGGCGTGATTAACCTGAAAGCTATGGGAGATGCAGACGGTTTCCTGGGGCGCTTGAGGCCTGTGTCCGCAGAGAACCTGCCCGTCAGTGTGGAGCTCCTCCTGTCCTTCAGCCCCTGCCAACCCTTCTCACAGCCAGAGGACTCGACAGGAACGGAGTGCACCAACGTTGCTGCATGCCTTGTCGTCAG GTATCACGAGATCAACAGATTCATTAACCGCTATTTCAGCTACGGTAGACATGAAGGGAATGAGTTCCACTACAACGACACCCTGAAGACGCTGTCCGTCTCATACTTTT CTCATGAGCAGAAGCCGCTCACAGTGGTGCATTATCACTGTAACCCCGATGAACCCGCTTCTTACATCCAGGACCTGAGTCTCGGCACAGAGGAGCCCCTGCAGATCTGGGTGGAGAGCCCCTGTGCATGTCAGAATGCCTGCGCCATGGGAGATCTGGGTGTGGGTACCAtcttcctcatcatcctctGCGTCAGTGCTGCTGCATACTTCATCCTTG GCTCCTGCGCCCTGAGGCCTTTTCGGAGCAGCAGTGGAGTTCAGATCTCTCCCGAGCACAGTGTGTGGTGTATGATCTGCTACCTCTGCACTGAGAGAAGGCCAGCAAGAGGACACTATGCAGACATGACACACAGCGAACGATAA
- the LOC109992744 gene encoding uncharacterized protein isoform X2, protein MHERRDADETMMSVHSVPRRNSQSEPFRDSTEFSLLPARPRTSGNMGRSSTAPELLGLQVRGFCCPLQQRPSSGRTTHRVSPQSRGGGGGSRTLLNGLKGRLDGSEEPASRSRSWSGPEMTAGGGAPSMCHHREPISESAETPTTPSDERRGLHALAGATKVSELHLYLPSSLCDDEEQDAETADMRVTAEDTQGSEVNMTHANPLVFLNSPDETNTLPVLHRASSEDITQEDSEHS, encoded by the exons aGAGGAGAGATGCAGATGAAACCATGATGTCGGTCCACAGCGTGCCGAGGAGGAACTCTCAGTCTGAACCCTTTCGTGACAGCACAGAGTTCTCTTTGCTTCCAGCAAGACCCCGGACCTCTGGAAACATGGGGCGTTCCTCCACAGCCCCCGAGCTCCTGGGTCTGCAAG TGCGAGGGTTCTGCTGTCCCCTGCAGCAGAGGCCCAGCAGTGGGAGGACGACACACAGGGTGAGCCCACAgagcagagggggaggagggggcagcCGGACTCTGCTAAACGGTCTGAAGGGAAGGTTGGACGGCAGCGAAGAGCCAGCGTCCAGGTCCAGGAGTTGGAGCGGACCAGAGATGACCGCAGGAGGCGGAGCTCCCAGCATGTGTCATCACAGAGAACCAATCAGTGAATCAGCAG AAACTCCCACAACCCCCAGCGATGAGAGGCGGGGTCTTCACGCACTGGCCGGAGCCACAAAAGTTTCAGAGCTCCATCTGTATCTGCCTTCATCGCTCTGTGATGATGAGGAGCAGGATGCAGAGACGGCAGACATGAG GGTTACAGCAGAGGACACTCAGGGATCTGAGGTCAACATGACCCATGCTAATCCTCTGGTGTTCCTTAACTCTCCAGACGAGACCAACACACTACCTGTACTCCACAGAGCATCTTCTGAAGACATCACACAGGAGGACTCTGAGCACAGCTGA